The Amblyomma americanum isolate KBUSLIRL-KWMA chromosome 5, ASM5285725v1, whole genome shotgun sequence genome window below encodes:
- the GCS2alpha gene encoding glucosidase 2 subunit alpha isoform X2: MLRLAVLFVVLGHVSLVDRGNFKTCNDSGFCKRNRNTKPGESPYSVQLPTVKSTSPSRVEAEVINTKNGVVLKLELIALEEGVLRMRLNEATSAVARFEPKEALLDNIQESDLKLEGKDDSSFTVTFGKHRAVVRAAPLVVELYSNGQLVMVANARGLLRFEHYRPRDAAQDAGGAIGDNQNEGSEPVSSAHAFSRNVLHAILSLPRQVKTVLGRLRAYIQNHEVPTDDEDDHSAVPVIKGLDSDRPDEMLDQAPEAEIAHSHDKQEQSDGHANKAADEPTHENGEKHGDDHADKGTVEQSVEATDNKGAEEAEKEDKPKEDADMEGAWEETFKGHKDSKKHGPMSVGMDFTFEGFDHVYGLPEHADSFALRSTVGTSDPVRMYNLDVFEYEVDNVMALYGSVPLMLAHSESRTVGLLWLNAAETWVDIEPNSKQGVLSSVVDFVKRSPPPNHRETHWFSENGLIDTFFLMGPGPKDVMRQYRSLTGTTPLPPLFSVAYHQSRWNYNDQDDVRSVDAGFDEHNLPYDALWLDIEHTDGKKYFTWDPFKFSQPEQMIRNLTAKGRRMITIIDPHIKRESGYHIHSEATEHGYYVKNKDGGDFEGWCWPGSSSYLDFLNPEVRQWWASKFALDQYKGSTEHLYTWNDMNEPSVFNGPEVTMHKDCVHTGGWEHRDIHNMYGMFLPMSTYMGHLLRSGHKLRPFILSRSFFVGSQRYGAVWTGDNDADWKHLRITVPMLLSLSVAGISFCGADVGGFFNNPDSELSVRWYQAGAYQPFFRAHSHIHTKRREPWSFGPDTLELVRGALKQRYTLLPLWYTLFFENERMGVPPLRPLWMEFPQDKAGFAVDDEHLVGNSLLVHPVVEAGASKVSVYFPGENEVWYDVETWEKFEGLNTVSIPVTLSKIPVYQRGGTIIPKKERIRRCSALTKDDPYTLQVALSKDGRPAEGTLYVDDGSSFDYKKGDLLYLKFRFADNTLTSEILEGPGNFKTKAWLERVVIAGYPTQPSEVQLVTSKGTQSLQFTYEEKEQLLRVRKPGVNIAEQWTLKILS; the protein is encoded by the exons ACGTAACCGCAACACCAAACCTGGTGAGTCCCCGTACAGTGTACAGCTGCCCACCGTCAAGTCTACGTCGCCAAGCCGAGTGGAGGCTGAGGTGATCAATACCAAGAATGGTGTCGTGCTAAAGCTGGAGCTCATCGCCCTTGAAGAAGGCGTCCTCCGGATGCGGCTCAATGAAGCGACGTCGGCTGTTGCTCGCTTCGAGCCAAAGGAAGCACTTCTTGATAACATCCAGGAATCCGA TCTGAAGCTGGAGGGCAAGGACGACAGCTCCTTCACGGTGACCTTTGGGAAGCACCGGGCAGTGGTGCGTGCAGCCCCTCTTGTGGTGGAACTCTACTCTAATGGGCAGCTTGTCATGGTGGCCAACGCACGGGGGCTTCTGCGCTTCGAGCATTACAGGCCACGGGACGCCGC CCAAGATGCAGGAGGAGCTATTGGAGACAACCAGAATGAG GGATCTGAGCCTGTAAGTTCAGCCCATGCCTTCTCTCGAAATGTGCTGCACGCAATATTGAGCTTGCCACGACAGGTTAAGACTGTGCTCGGAAGGCTTCGTGCTTACATTCAGAATCATGAAGTCCCCACG GATGACGAAGACGATCACTCAGCC GTTCCTGTCATTAAAGGGCTTGACAGTGATCGACCAGATGAGATGCTTGACCAGGCACCTGAAGCAGAAATTGCGCACTCTCATGATAAGCAAGAGCAATCCGATGGGCATGCCAACAAGGCAGCTGATGAGCCTACTCATGAAAACGGCGAGAAACACGGGGATGATCACGCTGACAAGGGCACTGTGGAACAGTCTGTGGAGGCTACTGACAATAAAGGCGCCGAAGAG GCTGAGAAAGAGGATAAGCCCAAGGAAGATGCCGACATGGAAGGTGCTTGGGAGGAGACGTTCAAGGGACACAAAGACAGCAAGAAACACG GTCCTATGTCGGTGGGTATGGACTTCACGTTTGAGGGCTTCGATCACGTCTACGGGCTCCCTGAACACGCAGACTCTTTTGCCCTTCGCTCCACAGT GGGCACATCGGATCCAGTCCGGATGTACAACCTGGACGTGTTTGAGTACGAGGTTGACAACGTTATGGCGCTGTATGGCAGCGTTCCTCTCATGCTGGCTCACAG TGAATCAAGGACAGTGGGATTGCTGTGGCTGAATGCTGCTGAGACTTGGGTGGACATCGAGCCAAACTCCAAGCAG GGTGTGCTGTCATCGGTCGTGGACTTCGTGAAGCGCAGCCCGCCGCCCAACCACAGGGAGACCCACTGGTTCTCCGAGAACGGTCTCATCGACACATTCTTCCTGATGGGACCTGGACCCAAGGACGTCATGCGCCAGTACCGGTCCCTCACCGGCACCACGCCGCTGCCACCG CTCTTCTCAGTGGCATATCACCAGAGCCGCTGGAATTACAACGACCAAGATGACGTACGTAGCGTGGACGCCGGTTTCGATGAACACAACCTCCCGTATGATGCACTTTGGCTGGACATTGAGCACACGGACGGCAAGAAGTACTTCACCTGGGACCCGTTCAAG TTCTCTCAACCTGAGCAGATGATCCGCAACCTGACTGCCAAGGGCCGCCGCATGATCACCATCATTGACCCGCATATCAAACGCGAGTCGGGCTACCACATCCACTCGGAGGCCACGGAGCACGGCTACTACGTGAAAAACAAGGACGGTGGTGACTTTGAGGGCTGGTGCTGGCCGGGCTCTTCGTCCTACCTGGACTTTCTCAACCCGGAG GTGCGCCAGTGGTGGGCCAGCAAGTTTGCCCTGGACCAGTACAAGGGCTCGACTGAGCACCTGTACACCTGGAACGACATGAACGAGCCGTCGGTGTTCAACGGTCCCGAGGTCACCATGCACAAGGATTGCGTACACACAGGCGGCTGGGAGCACCGCGACATTCACAACATGTATGGCATGTTCCTG CCAATGTCGACTTACATGGGCCACTTGCTCCGCTCTGGCCACAAGCTGAGACCGTTCATCCTGTCGCGGTCCTTCTTCGTTGGCTCGCAGCGCTATG GTGCTGTCTGGACTGGTGACAATGATGCCGACTGGAAGCACCTGCGCATCACCGTGCCTATGCTCCTCTCCCTCAGCGTGGCCGGCATCTCGTTTTGTGGTGCGGACGTGGGCGGTTTCTTCAATAATCCCGATAGCGAGCTCTCTGTTCGCTGGTACCAG GCTGGCGCCTACCAGCCGTTCTTCCGGGCGCACTCGCACATCCACACTAAACGGCGGGAGCCCTGGAGCTTTGGGCCGGACACACTGGAGCTGGTGCGGGGCGCCCTCAAGCAACGCTATACCCTGCTCCCGCTGTGGTACACCCTGTTCTTCGAGAACGAGCGCATGGGTGTGCCTCCCCTGCGGCCCCTCTGGATGGAATTCCCCCAGGACAAGGCGGGCTTTGCAGTCGACGACGAACACCTCGTCG GAAACTCCTTGCTGGTACACCCTGTCGTCGAAGCTGGAGCATCGAAAGTCAGCGTCTATTTTCCCGGCGAGAATGAG GTCTGGTATGACGTCGAAACCTGGGAGAAGTTCGAAGGCCTGAACACCGTCTCGATCCCCGTCACACTGAGCAAG ATTCCAGTTTACCAGAGGGGAGGCACAATTATCCCGAAGAAGGAGCGCATTCGTCGGTGTTCTGCCCTGACGAAAGACGACCCATACACTCTGCAGGTGGCGCTCTCGAAAGAC GGGAGACCAGCAGAGGGAACACTGTATGTCGACGATGGTTCCAGCTTCGACTACAAGAAGGGAGACTTGCTGTACCTGAAGTTCCGCTTTGCAGACAACACCTTGACGTCTGA GATCCTGGAAGGTCCAGGGAATTTCAAGACAAAGGCGTGGCTGGAGCGCGTGGTGATAGCTGGCTATCCCACGCAACCATCTGAAGTCCAGCTTGTTACAA GCAAAGGAACGCAGAGTCTGCAGTTCACTTACGAAGAGAAGGAGCAGCTCCTGAGGGTGCGCAAGCCGGGAGTCAACATTGCCGAGCAGTGGACGCTTAAGATTCTCTCATAG
- the GCS2alpha gene encoding glucosidase 2 subunit alpha isoform X8, with product MLRLAVLFVVLGHVSLVDRGNFKTCNDSGFCKRNRNTKPGESPYSVQLPTVKSTSPSRVEAEVINTKNGVVLKLELIALEEGVLRMRLNEATSAVARFEPKEALLDNIQESDLKLEGKDDSSFTVTFGKHRAVVRAAPLVVELYSNGQLVMVANARGLLRFEHYRPRDAAQDAGGAIGDNQNEAEKEDKPKEDADMEGAWEETFKGHKDSKKHGPMSVGMDFTFEGFDHVYGLPEHADSFALRSTVGTSDPVRMYNLDVFEYEVDNVMALYGSVPLMLAHSESRTVGLLWLNAAETWVDIEPNSKQGVLSSVVDFVKRSPPPNHRETHWFSENGLIDTFFLMGPGPKDVMRQYRSLTGTTPLPPLFSVAYHQSRWNYNDQDDVRSVDAGFDEHNLPYDALWLDIEHTDGKKYFTWDPFKFSQPEQMIRNLTAKGRRMITIIDPHIKRESGYHIHSEATEHGYYVKNKDGGDFEGWCWPGSSSYLDFLNPEVRQWWASKFALDQYKGSTEHLYTWNDMNEPSVFNGPEVTMHKDCVHTGGWEHRDIHNMYGMFLPMSTYMGHLLRSGHKLRPFILSRSFFVGSQRYGAVWTGDNDADWKHLRITVPMLLSLSVAGISFCGADVGGFFNNPDSELSVRWYQAGAYQPFFRAHSHIHTKRREPWSFGPDTLELVRGALKQRYTLLPLWYTLFFENERMGVPPLRPLWMEFPQDKAGFAVDDEHLVGNSLLVHPVVEAGASKVSVYFPGENEVWYDVETWEKFEGLNTVSIPVTLSKIPVYQRGGTIIPKKERIRRCSALTKDDPYTLQVALSKDGRPAEGTLYVDDGSSFDYKKGDLLYLKFRFADNTLTSEILEGPGNFKTKAWLERVVIAGYPTQPSEVQLVTSKGTQSLQFTYEEKEQLLRVRKPGVNIAEQWTLKILS from the exons ACGTAACCGCAACACCAAACCTGGTGAGTCCCCGTACAGTGTACAGCTGCCCACCGTCAAGTCTACGTCGCCAAGCCGAGTGGAGGCTGAGGTGATCAATACCAAGAATGGTGTCGTGCTAAAGCTGGAGCTCATCGCCCTTGAAGAAGGCGTCCTCCGGATGCGGCTCAATGAAGCGACGTCGGCTGTTGCTCGCTTCGAGCCAAAGGAAGCACTTCTTGATAACATCCAGGAATCCGA TCTGAAGCTGGAGGGCAAGGACGACAGCTCCTTCACGGTGACCTTTGGGAAGCACCGGGCAGTGGTGCGTGCAGCCCCTCTTGTGGTGGAACTCTACTCTAATGGGCAGCTTGTCATGGTGGCCAACGCACGGGGGCTTCTGCGCTTCGAGCATTACAGGCCACGGGACGCCGC CCAAGATGCAGGAGGAGCTATTGGAGACAACCAGAATGAG GCTGAGAAAGAGGATAAGCCCAAGGAAGATGCCGACATGGAAGGTGCTTGGGAGGAGACGTTCAAGGGACACAAAGACAGCAAGAAACACG GTCCTATGTCGGTGGGTATGGACTTCACGTTTGAGGGCTTCGATCACGTCTACGGGCTCCCTGAACACGCAGACTCTTTTGCCCTTCGCTCCACAGT GGGCACATCGGATCCAGTCCGGATGTACAACCTGGACGTGTTTGAGTACGAGGTTGACAACGTTATGGCGCTGTATGGCAGCGTTCCTCTCATGCTGGCTCACAG TGAATCAAGGACAGTGGGATTGCTGTGGCTGAATGCTGCTGAGACTTGGGTGGACATCGAGCCAAACTCCAAGCAG GGTGTGCTGTCATCGGTCGTGGACTTCGTGAAGCGCAGCCCGCCGCCCAACCACAGGGAGACCCACTGGTTCTCCGAGAACGGTCTCATCGACACATTCTTCCTGATGGGACCTGGACCCAAGGACGTCATGCGCCAGTACCGGTCCCTCACCGGCACCACGCCGCTGCCACCG CTCTTCTCAGTGGCATATCACCAGAGCCGCTGGAATTACAACGACCAAGATGACGTACGTAGCGTGGACGCCGGTTTCGATGAACACAACCTCCCGTATGATGCACTTTGGCTGGACATTGAGCACACGGACGGCAAGAAGTACTTCACCTGGGACCCGTTCAAG TTCTCTCAACCTGAGCAGATGATCCGCAACCTGACTGCCAAGGGCCGCCGCATGATCACCATCATTGACCCGCATATCAAACGCGAGTCGGGCTACCACATCCACTCGGAGGCCACGGAGCACGGCTACTACGTGAAAAACAAGGACGGTGGTGACTTTGAGGGCTGGTGCTGGCCGGGCTCTTCGTCCTACCTGGACTTTCTCAACCCGGAG GTGCGCCAGTGGTGGGCCAGCAAGTTTGCCCTGGACCAGTACAAGGGCTCGACTGAGCACCTGTACACCTGGAACGACATGAACGAGCCGTCGGTGTTCAACGGTCCCGAGGTCACCATGCACAAGGATTGCGTACACACAGGCGGCTGGGAGCACCGCGACATTCACAACATGTATGGCATGTTCCTG CCAATGTCGACTTACATGGGCCACTTGCTCCGCTCTGGCCACAAGCTGAGACCGTTCATCCTGTCGCGGTCCTTCTTCGTTGGCTCGCAGCGCTATG GTGCTGTCTGGACTGGTGACAATGATGCCGACTGGAAGCACCTGCGCATCACCGTGCCTATGCTCCTCTCCCTCAGCGTGGCCGGCATCTCGTTTTGTGGTGCGGACGTGGGCGGTTTCTTCAATAATCCCGATAGCGAGCTCTCTGTTCGCTGGTACCAG GCTGGCGCCTACCAGCCGTTCTTCCGGGCGCACTCGCACATCCACACTAAACGGCGGGAGCCCTGGAGCTTTGGGCCGGACACACTGGAGCTGGTGCGGGGCGCCCTCAAGCAACGCTATACCCTGCTCCCGCTGTGGTACACCCTGTTCTTCGAGAACGAGCGCATGGGTGTGCCTCCCCTGCGGCCCCTCTGGATGGAATTCCCCCAGGACAAGGCGGGCTTTGCAGTCGACGACGAACACCTCGTCG GAAACTCCTTGCTGGTACACCCTGTCGTCGAAGCTGGAGCATCGAAAGTCAGCGTCTATTTTCCCGGCGAGAATGAG GTCTGGTATGACGTCGAAACCTGGGAGAAGTTCGAAGGCCTGAACACCGTCTCGATCCCCGTCACACTGAGCAAG ATTCCAGTTTACCAGAGGGGAGGCACAATTATCCCGAAGAAGGAGCGCATTCGTCGGTGTTCTGCCCTGACGAAAGACGACCCATACACTCTGCAGGTGGCGCTCTCGAAAGAC GGGAGACCAGCAGAGGGAACACTGTATGTCGACGATGGTTCCAGCTTCGACTACAAGAAGGGAGACTTGCTGTACCTGAAGTTCCGCTTTGCAGACAACACCTTGACGTCTGA GATCCTGGAAGGTCCAGGGAATTTCAAGACAAAGGCGTGGCTGGAGCGCGTGGTGATAGCTGGCTATCCCACGCAACCATCTGAAGTCCAGCTTGTTACAA GCAAAGGAACGCAGAGTCTGCAGTTCACTTACGAAGAGAAGGAGCAGCTCCTGAGGGTGCGCAAGCCGGGAGTCAACATTGCCGAGCAGTGGACGCTTAAGATTCTCTCATAG